Genomic DNA from Lutibacter sp. A80:
TATTATGAACGACTGGAATTTTATAAAAGGAACTATTGCAGCAATTGAAGGAATGGTGAACGTATTTAAATCTGAAGGTAACACCCGAACCATTATGTTTAGCGCACTTGTTGGTGCACTGCTACTATTTATTCAATACTCTAGAGGGGTTGAAGGTTTTATTAATAAAATTAATATCTTAATTAATTATTTTGAAAAAAAACAAAAAGGTTACAGCAGGGTAATTGTCCAAATTCTAGCTTTATTAACAGGGATTATTCTTTTTGTTGAAACAAGCATTAGTTCCTTAACTGTAGGTACACTTTATAGACCTATTTTTGATAAGTTAAAAATTTCTAGAGAAAAATTAGCTTATATAGCCGATTCTAGCTCTGCTCCTTCATCAATTATAATACCTTTTAATGCTTGGGGAGCTTTTATTATGGGCTTGCTAATTACGCAAGGTATAGACCAACCTTTTTCGGTACTTCTATCTTCAATTAAATACAATTTTTATCCTTTTATTGCTATAGCAATTGTATTTATTTTGATTATTTCTAAAAAAGATTTTGGTCCTATGGCTAAAGCCGAAAAAAGAACTAAAGAAACAGGAAAGGTTTTAAATGAAAATTCTAAACCTATGATTTCTGAAACAATAACTTCTTTTGAACCTAAAAAAGGCATTAAAGCTAAAGCATACAATATGGTTATTCCATTATTTACTATGGTAATTATGATGCCTTTAAACCTAGCCTATACCGGTTGGAATAAAGTTGAAGAATACTCATCATTTTCTAATCATTTGTCTCAAGCTATAGGAGAAGGTTCTGGTTCTTCATCTGTATTATATGCTGTTATAACAGCTATACTTGTTGCTATAATTTCATACAAAATACAAGGTATTATGAAAGTTGAAGAAATGGTTGATTTAACATTAAAAGGAATTAGCGAATTAATGCCTCTTGCCTTATTAATGCTTTTTGCTTTTGCTATTAGTGATGCTTGTAATCAACTTGGCACAGGCCAATTTATAGCTAACTGGTCTAAAGAATGGTTATCTCCAGAATTTTTACCTGCAATTGTTTTTATTATTAGTTCGTTTATAGCTTTTTCAACTGGAACTTCTTGGGGTACTTTTGCAATTATGATCGCTATTGCAATTCCAATGGCTACTATTCACGAAGCAAACATAGGTCTTGTAATTGCTGCAACTTTAGGAGGTGGTGTTTTTGGAGATCATTGTTCTCCTATTTCCGACACTACAATAATTTCATCTATGTCATCAGCTACCGACCATATAGACCACGTTAAAACACAATTACCATACGCCTTAGTTGGAGGAGCAATTACCACACTTATATATTTAATTATGGGTTTGTACTTTAATTAAGTATTATTATTTTTAATTAAAATTGCAGATATGTCAAAACTAAAACTTATTTGTTTAGCTTTTATATTTATTTTTATAGGATGTAAATCTTCCCGAGTATCAAAAAAAATATCTAGACAACTTGATAGTGACTTTTTTAACAACCAATTTACAGGGTTATTGGTCTACAACCCGGCAGCAGATAAAACTATATACAATTATAATGAAGATAAATACTTTACACCTGCCAGTAATACCAAAATTTTTACACTTTATACTGCCTTGCAGTATTTACCAAATAGAATACCTTCATTTAAATATACTATTGAAAAAGATACGTTAAACGTATTAGGCACAGGAGATCCAACATTTTTACACCCATATTTTAAAGATAGTACTGCTTTAAAAATGTTTAGTAATTATGAAAAAATAAATCTAATTATCGATAATTTAGAAGATAAAAAGTATGGTCCGGGATGGGCTTGGGAAGATTATGACACTTATTTTAGCCCAGAAAAAAGTAACTTTCCAATGTACGGAAATGTAATAACTATTAATTATGACACTGAACTAAAAACTAGTCCAGAAGCGTTAAAAGATAGTGTTTACCTAAAACCTTCTGGCTTTAAAAGAGCATATAATTCTAATCAGTTTTATTACCAACCTAATCCGAGTAAAACAAAAGAAATACCAATGGTAATAGATTCGTTAATAATTAAAAAGTTATGGAATCATCTTTTACCTAATAAAGTTCATTTAACCACAAATTCATCCATAAAAATGAAACATACGGCTTATGGAATTGAGACTGACTCGCTATACAAACGTATGATGCATAAAAGTGATAATTTTTTAGCTGAACAAATACTTATATTAGCCTCTTCAACCTTATCTGACACTTTAAATTCTAGCTCCATAAGAAAAGAACTTCTTAAAAATAAATTGAGCGATTTAAAACAACAACCTCGATGGGTAGATGGCTCTGGACTAAGTCGGTATAATTTATTTACACCAACATCATTTGTACAAGTTTTAACAAAGTTATATAATGAAATCCCTAAAAAACGCTTGCTGAATTTTTTCCCAGTTGGTGGTGAATTAGGAACTTTAAAAAATTGGTATGCAGGGAATCCAACGCCATATGTATATGCAAAATCAGGTTCTTTTGGCAACAATTATAGCTTAAGTGGCTATTTAATTACAAAATCTAATAAAGTATTAATATTTAGCTTTATGAATAACCACTTTAAAACTTCAACAAATACGGTTAGACAAGAAATTCAGACTGTATTAGAATTACTAAGAGACAATTACTAATTTAAAAAATGAGTTATTTATAAATAAGAGCATTTCTAAAATTAGTTTTGGAATTATCTAGGTTAATTAAAAAACCATTAATAATTGCATACTTTATTTCCCCTTTCTTTTTTAACAAAAATGTAGCATTTACACCTACTTTAATTTTTAATTTAGGAGCTTCAAAAACTGGATTAACCAAATGAATTGGCTTATTTATAAACCTGCTATTTTCAGGTAAATTTTCAACTTTCACATAAGTATAACCATCTTTTAAAAGTTTATAAATATCTAAATCTTCAATCTCTTTTATAGCTTTAAAAACTTTTGGATATGTTTTTCCAGCTTCAATACTATAATTTTCAGCATCTAATGTTTCATAACCAAAAAATGTAGATAAATCTCCCTGATCTGCTACACGGCCAACATTATAATAGCTTGAATGATCTTCATTATCAACCTCTGCCCTATTAATTCCAATATCAATAATGTAATCTTTCCCTAATAAATTATATGTTACTGCTTGAATTTTTAAATCGAATAATTTTCGATCATTTTGAGGTATTTTTTCATAATCTTCAATTGAAATATTATGATAACTACCATTAGCAATGGTATAAATTGCTGATAAAATAGACACATAATTTAACTTTCTAATTTCCTGTTTTTCTATGTCGTTTTTATACCCACCAGATTCAATTAAAATAGCACTTGTACCCCATTTTTGTATATTATCCCCAAAAGCTCTCGGTTCAAAATCATCGTTGTATCTACCTACTTGACCTGGAGCATATTTTTGAATAACCGAATTCATAAAAACAATAATTTTCATAGCATTAGCTCGAACATTATTAATATCTTTTTCGTAATTATATGCAGGAGCTAAATAAG
This window encodes:
- a CDS encoding Na+/H+ antiporter NhaC family protein, whose amino-acid sequence is MDNYGFLSILPPIIAIILALRTKQVYVALLFGIWSSWLIMNDWNFIKGTIAAIEGMVNVFKSEGNTRTIMFSALVGALLLFIQYSRGVEGFINKINILINYFEKKQKGYSRVIVQILALLTGIILFVETSISSLTVGTLYRPIFDKLKISREKLAYIADSSSAPSSIIIPFNAWGAFIMGLLITQGIDQPFSVLLSSIKYNFYPFIAIAIVFILIISKKDFGPMAKAEKRTKETGKVLNENSKPMISETITSFEPKKGIKAKAYNMVIPLFTMVIMMPLNLAYTGWNKVEEYSSFSNHLSQAIGEGSGSSSVLYAVITAILVAIISYKIQGIMKVEEMVDLTLKGISELMPLALLMLFAFAISDACNQLGTGQFIANWSKEWLSPEFLPAIVFIISSFIAFSTGTSWGTFAIMIAIAIPMATIHEANIGLVIAATLGGGVFGDHCSPISDTTIISSMSSATDHIDHVKTQLPYALVGGAITTLIYLIMGLYFN
- a CDS encoding M14 family zinc carboxypeptidase produces the protein MKLIFNSLAMLFFSVVFSQNIDFTSNLYNTYHSYKESSLTHRRIKYNNIQPLVNKLKKDSKYTVKKVGESIEGRDLNLISIGTGKTTVFLWSQMHGDEPTATQAIFDIFNFIDSDDFSEEKKELLSNLTLHFLPMLNPDGAEIYTRRNALGIDINRDALRLQSPEGQVLKKIRDSLDADFGFNLHDQSIYYNAERTDKTATISYLAPAYNYEKDINNVRANAMKIIVFMNSVIQKYAPGQVGRYNDDFEPRAFGDNIQKWGTSAILIESGGYKNDIEKQEIRKLNYVSILSAIYTIANGSYHNISIEDYEKIPQNDRKLFDLKIQAVTYNLLGKDYIIDIGINRAEVDNEDHSSYYNVGRVADQGDLSTFFGYETLDAENYSIEAGKTYPKVFKAIKEIEDLDIYKLLKDGYTYVKVENLPENSRFINKPIHLVNPVFEAPKLKIKVGVNATFLLKKKGEIKYAIINGFLINLDNSKTNFRNALIYK
- a CDS encoding D-alanyl-D-alanine carboxypeptidase gives rise to the protein MSKLKLICLAFIFIFIGCKSSRVSKKISRQLDSDFFNNQFTGLLVYNPAADKTIYNYNEDKYFTPASNTKIFTLYTALQYLPNRIPSFKYTIEKDTLNVLGTGDPTFLHPYFKDSTALKMFSNYEKINLIIDNLEDKKYGPGWAWEDYDTYFSPEKSNFPMYGNVITINYDTELKTSPEALKDSVYLKPSGFKRAYNSNQFYYQPNPSKTKEIPMVIDSLIIKKLWNHLLPNKVHLTTNSSIKMKHTAYGIETDSLYKRMMHKSDNFLAEQILILASSTLSDTLNSSSIRKELLKNKLSDLKQQPRWVDGSGLSRYNLFTPTSFVQVLTKLYNEIPKKRLLNFFPVGGELGTLKNWYAGNPTPYVYAKSGSFGNNYSLSGYLITKSNKVLIFSFMNNHFKTSTNTVRQEIQTVLELLRDNY